One Anolis carolinensis isolate JA03-04 chromosome 5, rAnoCar3.1.pri, whole genome shotgun sequence DNA segment encodes these proteins:
- the gabrg1 gene encoding gamma-aminobutyric acid receptor subunit gamma-1 isoform X1 gives MVAMTTMGLSQVISGPTHQAGHTLDLVFVVDGGTVRVEEQNILPLSWSDHHLICLSIAVPSNLRRGGGPIKMVRPRRLMDPDGLLRSLGDLPVLETGDPVDVLVDRYNSELSRALDTIAPERPLSLRRVASTPWLTEELAVMKRRRRGLECIWRKSRDVSDQARAKAAIKAYSVALRAARKVFTTARIASAANRPSELFRVVGELLRPPEVQGLPDDLATGCSDFAHHFAGKVAQIRLELDSSSIVVSAEVTEVPVCSILWDSFRLVLPDDVEGILGSVRATTCALDPCPSWLVKLAKDGLLDWFVTIINASLVQGSVPSYFKQAVVKPLLKKPSLDPSICNNYRPISNLPFLGKVLERVVATQLQEFLDDTDFLDRSQSGFRPGYSTETALVALVDDLRRELDRGSVTLLVLLDISAAFDTIDHGILLGRLAGMGLGGTVLQWLRSFLEGRSQMVKLGDTCSDPWPLTCGVPQGSILSPMLFNIYMKPLGEVIRSFGGCCHLYADDTQIHYSFPSNSKEAPRILNQCLAAVADWMRRNKLRINPDKTEALLVSRPSDRGIGWQPVLDGVALPLKSQVRSLGVLLDSALTLEAQVSAVAGRAFAQLKLVRQLRPYLVKSDLTTVVHALVTSRLDYCNALYVGLPVKTARKLQLVQRSAARLITGASYRERSTPLFKELHWLPFTFRSQFKVQTIIYKALNGLGPTYLRDRISYHKPARSLRSSGEAFLSPLPLSQARLVGTRERAFSAVAPRLWNSLPTEIRQAPTLLAFKKDLKTWLFRCAFGE, from the coding sequence atggttgccatgacaaccatggggctgtctcaagttatatcagggcccacacatcaggcaggacacaccttggaccttgtttttgttgtggacggtgggacagtcagagtggaagagcaaaacattcttccattgtcatggtctgaccatcatctgatctgtttaagtatcgccgtgccttctaacctccgcaggggtggtggacccattaagatggtccgccccaggagactgatggatccggatggacttctgaggtctcttggggatcttcctgtcctggagactggcgatcctgtcgatgtcctggttgatcgctataatagtgagctatcaagggcattggacacgatcgctcccgaacgtcccctctcactgcgtagagtcgcgtcgactccttggttgaccgaggagttggctgtgatgaagcgtaggaggaggggactagagtgcatctggaggaaatctcgggacgtgtccgaccaagcacgggctaaagccgctattaaggcgtactccgtggctctgcgagcagccaggaaagttttcacgactgcccgcatagcgtctgcagccaacaggccatcggagttgttccgagttgtgggggagctcctgcggcctcctgaggtccaggggcttcccgatgacttggcaactgggtgcagcgatttcgcgcaccactttgcaggcaaagttgctcagatacgccttgagctagactccagctcaattgtggtctcagcggaggtaaccgaggtacctgtctgttcgatcttatgggattctttccggcttgttcttcctgatgacgtggaggggattcttgggtctgtgagggcgaccacctgcgctctggatccttgtccctcttggctggtcaagctggccaaagatgggttgttggattggtttgtgaccataataaatgcttctttggttcaggggtcggtgccatcctactttaagcaggcggtagtaaaaccactactaaaaaagccttcgcttgacccatctatttgtaacaactacagaccaatctccaacctcccgtttttgggcaaggttctggagcgggtggttgccacgcagctccaggaatttctcgatgacactgattttctggaccgctcgcagtctggcttcaggcctgggtacagtaccgagacggctctggtcgccttggtggatgacctccgcagggagctggacagggggagtgtgaccctgctggttctcttggacatctcagcggctttcgataccatcgaccatggtatccttctggggaggctcgccgggatggggctcggtggcacggttctgcagtggctccggtccttcctggagggtcgttcccagatggtgaagctgggggacacctgctcggacccctggccattgacctgtggggtcccgcaagggtctattttatcccccatgctatttaacatctacatgaaaccgttgggagaggtcatccggagttttggagggtgttgccatctctacgcagatgacacgcaaatccactactcatttccatctaactccaaggaagcccctcggattctgaaccagtgcctggccgctgtggcggactggatgaggaggaacaagctgaggatcaatcctgacaagacagaggccctcctggtcagtcgcccatctgatcggggtattgggtggcaacctgtgctggacggggttgcactccccctgaaatcacaggtccgcagtttgggggtcctcctggattcagcgttgacgcttgaggctcaggtgtcggcggtggccgggagggctttcgcacaactcaaacttgtgcgccaactgcgaccatacctcgtgaagtctgacttgaccacggtggtgcatgccttagttacctctagactggactactgtaatgcgctctacgtggggcttcccgtgaagacggcccggaaactacaattggtccagcgctcggctgccagattaataacaggggcgagctacagggaacgatctactcccctgtttaaagagctccactggctgccgttcactttccggtcccaattcaaggtgcagaccatcatctataaagccctaaacggtttgggacccacctaccttagggaccgtatctcctaccataaacctgctcgttcccttcgttcatccggggaggccttcctttcgccactgcctctgtcccaggcccgtcttgtgggaacgagggagagggctttttctgctgtggccccccgactgtggaattcattgcccactgagattaggcaagcccccaccttgttagcctttaagaaagatctaaaaacatggcttttccgatgtgcctttggggagtaa